CATGGTGGGTGTGCCCGCCTTTGCAACAATGTGGCTCTGCGGGCCATCCTCGCGAATGGGCTGACCTTCTTTCTGCTTTCTCTTGAGCCAGCGAATGAACGACGGCCCAAGGACAAAAGCCACGAGCAGCGCCGTCAGCGTCGCGCCGCCGGTGCGGAACGTGATGTAGCGAAACACATTGAACAGCGACACCTGATCGGCCATGTCGGCAAAGAGAAAGTGAAGCATCAGACAGGCTCCTGTTCTTCTTGTGGTGTGACAGTCACGGGCGTGCCCATGTTTTTGAGTGCAGTCACAACCTGGGCCATTCGGCTGCCCAGTGAGCCTTTGACCATCACCACATCGCCGGGTGCAATTTCTTCCACAACACGCGGGGCAAGTTCGGCGGAGGTATCGGCATAAGCACCGCGCACCCGCTGCGGCAAGGCATCCCAGAGGTTTTCCATCAGCGGCCCGCAGGCAAAAACAAGGTCAACGTCTGCTGCAAGGATCGGCTCTTTCAGACCCGCATGTCCCGCGCGGGCATGATCGCCCAGCTCCAGCATGTCACCGACAACAGCAATACGCCTGCCATGCGGGCCGGGCGGTGTATTGCCCAGCGCCTGCATCACCGCAGCCATTGAAGTGGGGTTCGCGTTGTAGCTTTCATCAATCATCAGGAATGAACCGCCACCAAGCGCGATCTCAATTCGGCTGCCCCGACCTGCGGGCGGCTCCAGACCTGCCAATGCCAGACCAGCCAGCGCCAGATCAGCACCAAGGGCGTTGACACAGGCCAGCATCGCCAGCGAGTTCATCACGATGTGCTCGCCCGGCACGCCCAGCTTGTAGGTGATGTCATGCCCGCAAATGGTCGCGGTGACATACGACGCATCTGCCCGAAGCGACATACGTTCGATGCGGGCATCCGCCAGTTCACTATGCCCAAAGCCCACAATGTTGCCCGCTCCGCAAAGGCCAGCCCGCGCCTTCAACCGCTCAAAATGCACATTGTCGCGGTTGAGAATAGCCGTGCCACCCGCCTGCAGGCCCTCAAATATTTCGCCCTTGGCATCGGCAATATCTTCAACCGCGTTGAAGTTCTCGATATGAACGGCTTCTACGGTGGTAACGATTGCGGCTTCCGGCTGAACCATGCGCGTTAACGGCGCAATCTCGTTTGCGTGGTTCATGCCTATTTCAAAAACACCAAACTGAGCATCAGCAGGCATTCGTGCCAGCGTCAGCGGTACGCCAATGTGATTGTTGTAGGACGCAGCGGATGCATGGGTTATGCCCTGCCCTTCGAGAATATGGCGCAGTCCTTCCTTGGTGCCGGTCTTGCCAACAGACCCAGTCACGGCACAGATGCGCGCGTCGCTGCGCGCGCGCGCGGCAATGCCCAACCGCTCAAGAGCACGCAACGTGTTATCAACCATCAAAACCGATGAGGTATCCGCAAGGTCGGCAATCGCACGCGATACCACAACGCACGCAGCACCCTTCTTGAGAGCCTGCGCTACATAGTCGTGACCATCCGCACCATCTCCCTCAAGTGCAAAAAACATGTCGCCCGGCTGTAAGGTGCGCGTATCAATGGACACACCATGCGCCTGCCAGTCGGCGGCACCCGTCGCTGTAGCATTCATGGCCACCACAGCATCGGCAGACCGCCACAAAGGTATGGGAGTGGCCATGCTAAGCACCCCCCGCTGCATCATTAAGCGCAGCCTTCACATATGCGCGGTCATCAAACGGGTGAACCTCATCACCAATAATCTGGCCTGTTTCATGGCCCTTTCCCGCGACAAGCAACAGGTCGCCCGCGCCAAGCCCCTCAAGGCCCGCATGAATCGCCGATGCGCGGTCACCAATTTCCAGCGCACCCGCCGCACCGGCCAGTATGGCTGCACGAATGGCAAATGCATCCTCCGTACGCGGATTATCATCCGTGACAATCGCTTTGTCCGCCAATCGGACCGCAATCTCGCCCATTTGCGGACGCTTGCCCGCATCGCGGTCGCCGCCGCAGCCAAATACAACCACCAGCCGCCCGGTCGTATGTGGGCGCAGAGCGGCAAGGGCGGTCTCCAGGGCATCCGGCGTATGCGCATAATCAACATAAGCCACAGCGCCCGATGCAGACGTCCCCATCATTTCAAGACGCCCCGCAGCGCCCTCCAGAGCGCCAAGCGCTGCCAGCGTCCGGTGAACATCAGCCCCACCGGCGATCACAAGCCCTGCCGCCACCAAGGCGTTTGACGCCTGAAACGCACCGACCAGCGGCAGTGAAATCTGGTGCGTTGTGTCTGCGTGGCGCACCGTCAGCCGCTGGCCATGGGCAGATGGCTCAAGCGCTTCAAGTTTCAAAAACTCACCTGAATACCCGACCGACAATACCTTTTGCGCACGCGCCCAGCACACCGCGGCAATTTCCTTGGACAACGGCGCGTCAGCGTTAAGCACTGCCGTTCCGCCCGGCGGCAACACTTCGCCAAACAGCCGCATCTTGGCGTAGGCGTAGTCCTCAAATGTGGGGTGATAATCCATGTGATCGCGGCTGATATTGGTGAACGCTGCTGCCGCAAGCTCAACACCATCCACCCGGTGCTGCGCCAGGCCATGACTTGAGGTCTCGATCGCAACCGCATCAATGCCCATCGCCGCAAGATCACCCAGGGCGCTGTGCAGCGTCACGACATCCGGTGTTGTGTGGCCCAGCGCGCGCGTTTCGTGCTCGGTGATGATGCCAAGCGTGCCGATAGAAGCTGCACGCACATCCAGCCGCTGCCATATCTGGCGCACGAACGAGGCCACAGATGTTTTGCCGTTGGTACCCGTCACAGCCACTGCGATGCGCGGCTGGGCGTGATAAA
The window above is part of the Pyruvatibacter sp. genome. Proteins encoded here:
- a CDS encoding UDP-N-acetylmuramoylalanyl-D-glutamyl-2,6-diaminopimelate--D-alanyl-D-alanine ligase, producing MATPIPLWRSADAVVAMNATATGAADWQAHGVSIDTRTLQPGDMFFALEGDGADGHDYVAQALKKGAACVVVSRAIADLADTSSVLMVDNTLRALERLGIAARARSDARICAVTGSVGKTGTKEGLRHILEGQGITHASAASYNNHIGVPLTLARMPADAQFGVFEIGMNHANEIAPLTRMVQPEAAIVTTVEAVHIENFNAVEDIADAKGEIFEGLQAGGTAILNRDNVHFERLKARAGLCGAGNIVGFGHSELADARIERMSLRADASYVTATICGHDITYKLGVPGEHIVMNSLAMLACVNALGADLALAGLALAGLEPPAGRGSRIEIALGGGSFLMIDESYNANPTSMAAVMQALGNTPPGPHGRRIAVVGDMLELGDHARAGHAGLKEPILAADVDLVFACGPLMENLWDALPQRVRGAYADTSAELAPRVVEEIAPGDVVMVKGSLGSRMAQVVTALKNMGTPVTVTPQEEQEPV
- a CDS encoding UDP-N-acetylmuramoyl-L-alanyl-D-glutamate--2,6-diaminopimelate ligase; this translates as MDLANLLGERVSIPQGAGTLDITGLTEDSRRVKPGFLFAAFAGTHDDGARFIPDACARGAIAILCAPGTRPPQTHPNIALITDKNPRRRFALAAAKFYHAQPRIAVAVTGTNGKTSVASFVRQIWQRLDVRAASIGTLGIITEHETRALGHTTPDVVTLHSALGDLAAMGIDAVAIETSSHGLAQHRVDGVELAAAAFTNISRDHMDYHPTFEDYAYAKMRLFGEVLPPGGTAVLNADAPLSKEIAAVCWARAQKVLSVGYSGEFLKLEALEPSAHGQRLTVRHADTTHQISLPLVGAFQASNALVAAGLVIAGGADVHRTLAALGALEGAAGRLEMMGTSASGAVAYVDYAHTPDALETALAALRPHTTGRLVVVFGCGGDRDAGKRPQMGEIAVRLADKAIVTDDNPRTEDAFAIRAAILAGAAGALEIGDRASAIHAGLEGLGAGDLLLVAGKGHETGQIIGDEVHPFDDRAYVKAALNDAAGGA